A stretch of Electrophorus electricus isolate fEleEle1 chromosome 3, fEleEle1.pri, whole genome shotgun sequence DNA encodes these proteins:
- the tgm2b gene encoding protein-glutamine gamma-glutamyltransferase 2: MTLDIGSWDLACEFNNMDHHTELNGTDRLIVRRGQPFTVSLSLRSGSYQPGTHQLCITADTGKQPMEEYGTRAVFGLSDVIDNTHWSAVVTSPPADTITLSICSAPDAPIGRYILTLDSQIQFELILLFNPWCPRDAVYMDSKDKLEEYVLAQDGIIYRGDAKYPVPLPWYFGQFEDSILDICLRILDVNPKYQRNPGKDCSGRRNPVYVTRVLSAMVNSNDRDNGVLVGCWKNSFEDGISPMSWKGSVNILRNWNSTSCMSVRYGQCWVFAAVACTVSRALGIPCRVVTNYLSAHDTNTNLVIERYYDEKGQLLNSTRDMIWNYHCWVESWMTRPDLKAGFDGWQASDPTPQEKSEGVYCCGPVPLQAIKEGELTLKYDAPFVFAEVNADLETYLKYKDGSMKRLYDKSKVGQKISTKSVGSDQREDITHLYKYAEGSDEEREVFQKANHQNKLLKQQDNTGLHITIKVSAEMRKGCDFDVFALVTNSTSVDKKCRLVFASRAVAYDGTIGQECGFKDLLNVELPPGGERKVPLRLNYSKYCNAITQDNLIRLGALLIDYSTRDAILDMRTIVLENPEICIRILGEPKVNRRLAAEVTLQNPLSEPLEACCFSIEGANLTGNKPITEMIPTRVEPGQEVKAKIYFTPTHCGVRKLLVDFNSDKLGHVKGFRNVIIGK, from the exons ATGA CTCTAGACATTGGATCCTGGGACCTGGCGTGCGAGTTCAATAACATGGACCACCACACGGAGCTAAATGGCACGGACCGGCTGATTGTGAGGAGAGGACAGCCCTTCACTGTCAGCCTGAGCCTGCGCTCTGGCTCCTACCAGCCGGGAACCCACCAACTCTGCATCACAGCAGACACGG GAAAACAGCCGATGGAGGAGTATGGCACCAGGGCTGTTTTTGGCCTGAGCGATGTTATTGATAACACTCATTGGAGTGCTGTGGTAACCAGTCCCCCTGCGGACACGATCACCTTGTCCATCTGTTCTGCCCCTGATGCACCTATTGGCCGCTACATACTGACTTTGGACAGCCAGATTCAGTTTGAGCTGATCTTGCTGTTCAACCCTTGGTGTCCtc GTGATGCAGTGTACATGGACAGTAAAGACAAGCTAGAGGAGTATGTTTTGGCTCAGGATGGCATCATCTACAGGGGTGATGCTAAATATCCTGTCCCTTTACCATGGTACTTTGGCCAG TTTGAAGATAGCATTCTGGATATATGTCTGAGAATTCTGGATGTGAACCCAAAATACCAGAGGAATCCTGGGAAAGACTGCTCTGGACGCAGAAACCCTGTATACGTCACCAGAGTGCTCAGTGCTATG GTGAACAGTAATGACAGAGATAATGGGGTATTAGTAGGCTGCTGGAAGAACTCATTTGAAGATGGAATCAGTCCCATGTCATGGAAGGGGAGCGTGAACATTCTAAGGAACTGGAATTCCACTTCCTGTATGTCTGTCCGCTATGGTCAGTGCTGGGTGTTTGCAGCTGTTGCCTGTACTg TGTCTCGTGCTCTGGGGATCCCGTGCAGAGTGGTGACTAACTACCTTTCAGCCCACGACACCAACACCAACCTGGTGATTGAGCGCTACTATGATGAAAAGGGCCAGCTGTTGAACAGCACCAGAGACATGATTTG GAACTACCATTGCTGGGTGGAAAGCTGGATGACTCGCCCTGACCTGAAAGCAGGCTTTGACGGCTGGCAGGCCAGTGACCCCACACCCCAGGAGAAGAGTGAGG GGGTGTACTGTTGTGGGCCAGTCCCTTTGCAAGCGATAAAGGAGGGCGAGCTCACGCTGAAGTATGACGCTCCATTCGTGTTTGCGGAGGTCAATGCAGATTTGGAAACGTACCTGAAGTATAAGGATGGCAGCATGAAGAGGCTCTATGACAAGAGCAAGGTTGGCCAGAAGATCAGCACCAAGAGTGTGGGAAGTGACCAGCGAGAAGACATTACACACCTATACAAGTACGCAGAAG GTTCTGATGAGGAGCGTGAGGTGTTTCAAAAAGCCAACCACCAAAACAAACTACTTAAGCAGCAGGACAACACTGGCCTCCACATCACCATCAAGGTCTCCGCGGAGATGCGAAAAGGTTGTGACTTCGATGTCTTCGCCTTGGTTACCAACAGCACATCTGTGGATAAGAAGTGCCGCCTGGTGTTTGCCTCCCGCGCTGTGGCCTACGATGGAACTATTGGGCAGGAGTGTGGGTTTAAAGACCTGCTGAATGTGGAACTACCtcctggaggag aGCGGAAAGTCCCCCTGAGGTTGAACTACAGTAAATACTGCAATGCTATAACTCAGGACAATCTTATCCGTCTTGGCGCCTTGCTTATAGACTACAGCACCAGAGATGCCATTCTGGACATGCGTACCATTGTCCTTGAAAACCCAGAGATCTGTATCAGG ATCCTGGGAGAGCCAAAAGTGAACCGCAGACTGGCAGCAGAAGTTACCTTACAGAACCCACTATCAGAACCATTGGAGGCATGTTGCTTCAGCATAGAGGGAGCCAACCTCACTGGGAACAAGCCCATAACAGAAAT GATCCCAACCCGAGTGGAACCTGGTCAGGAAGTCAAGGCCAAAATCTACTTCACACCCACCCATTGTGGCGTACGCAAACTTTTGGTGGATTTTAACAGCGACAAACTGGGACATGTTAAGGGATTCAGGAATGTGATCATTGGCAAATAA